The DNA sequence ACGCCACCGCCGGGCTGGCGGTCGTCGAGACCGGCGCCGGGTCGGACGACGACCTGCTCCGGGCGCTCGACGACCTGCTGCCCACCGACGACCGGTGGCGGCACCGGCACGGCTCGCCCGGGCACGGCCGCGACCATGTGCTCCCGGCGTTCGTGCCGCCGTACGCGACACTGCCGGTGCTCGACGGGCGGCTCCAGCTCGGCACCTGGCAGTCGATCTGCCTCGTCGACCCGAACGGCGACAACCCGGACCGCCAGGTCCGCTTCTCCTTCCTCCCCGCCTGACCTCCCCTGCCCACCCCCGTCAGACGGGCCCTGATTCACGGAAAGCGTGGCTATCCGAGGCCGGATGGCCACGCTTTCCGTGAATCAGGCGCGCGGGAAGGGAGGAGGGGGAGGAGGGGAGGAGGAGGGGGCGGGGGCGTGGGTAGTGGAGGACGTCAATTGTTGATCCGTCACGTATGATTGGTGGCATGGCGGATCGTCCGGTGCCCCGCACGCCGTCCGAGGCCGACGACCGGCTCGGCCTGGCCGGCGACACCGTGCGCCGCATCCAGCACGTCGCCGCCGCGCTGCGGCACCACCAGGACGAGGAGATCGCCGCGCTGGGCCTGACCCCGGCCGCGGCCCGGGCGCTGCACGAGCTGGACCCGGACCACCCGTCGCCGGCCCGTCACCTGGCCGCGCAACTCGGGTGTGACCGCTCCAACGTGACCGGCCTGGCCGACAGGCTGGAGCAGGCCGGGCTGGTCGAGCGCCGGACCGACCCGACCGACCGGCGGCAGAAGGCGCTCGTCGTCACCGCGCGGGGCCGGCAGGTCCGGGAGCGGGTCCGGCAGGTGATGTCGGACTCACGACTGCTCGACGGGTTGAGCACGGCGGAGCTGGCCGCGCTGCGTGACCTGGTCTGGAAGGTCTCCGACGGCGGCTGCCCACAGGAGTGCGGCGAGGTCTGAGCAACGCCGGGTAGGAACGTGTCCGACTGGGCGAGGTGGGCATGAGTCGGTAATGCTGTCCGACGTGACCTCCCCGCACGATCTCGACGACCGGCTCCGAGCCGACCTGGCCGCGCTCGGCGCGCCGGACCAGCGGCGCGACCTGCGTGAACCGCTGCCCGACGGCGGGCCGCTCACCGGGGCGCAGGCGCTGGCCCTGTTCGACGCACAGCTCACCAGCCGGCTGGCCGATCTGGCCGGGCGCTGGCTGCGCGGCTTCGGTGAGGGGTACTACACGATCGGCTCGGCCGGCCACGAGGGCAACGCCGCGGTGGCCGCCGCGTTGCGGCCGACCGACCCGGCGCTGCTGCACTACCGGTCCGGCGCGTTCTACTGCCTGCGCGCCGCCCAGGCGGCCGGCGAGTTCCCACCCGACGCACCACCCGCTGTCGCCAGCGGAGAGCAGTGTGCCGATACGCCGGACACGGAGGGATCCTGGTACGACGGTGCCCCCACCGGGGTCGGTTCCGGCCAGGACTCCGCTGCCGGGGACCCCGGGAGCGGTGGGGACGGACCGGTCGGGCCGGCGGACGCCGGTGACGCCGACGCGGCGCTGCTGCCGGACGGAGCCGGGGTGACGGTGGACGCGGACGGCGACGCGACGGTCGGCGTACCCGGTCTGCCGTCGCCGTCGTTCGACGACGCGTTCGCGGGCGCGGCGCGTGACGTGCTGCGCGGCATGGTCGCCTCCGCCGAGGAGCCGATCGCCGGTGGCCGGCACAAGGTCTTCGGCCGGGCCGACCTGGCGGTCGTGCCGACCACCTCGACGATCGCCTCGCACCTGCCCCGGGCGGTCGGCCTGGCGTTGGCCCTGGAGCGGCTGCGTCGGGGCGGACGGCGCGTCGACGGCGACCCGGAGGTGGCGTCCTGGCCGCCGGACGCGGTGGTGGTCTGCTCCTTCGGCGACGCCTCGGTCAACCACGCCACGGCCACCGCCGCGTTCAACACCGCCGGCTGGTACGACCACACCGGCCTGCGGATCCCGGTGCTGTTCGTCTGCGAGGACAACGGGCTCGGCATCAGCGTGCGCTCGCCCGAGGGGTGGGTGGCCGCCACGCTCAGGTCCCGACCCGGCATCCGCTACTTCGCCGCCGACGGCACGGACGCGGTGGAGAGCTACCGGGTGGCGGCCGAGGCGACCGCCTGGGTACGCCGGCACCGCCGGCCCGCCGTGCTGCACCTGCGCACGGTCCGGCTGATGGGGCACGCCGGCGCGGACGCGGAGACCGCGTACCGGAGCCCGGCGGAGATCGCCGCGGACGTGGCGCGGGATCCGCTGCTGCTCACCGCGCGGCGGCTGGTGGCGGGCGGCTACGCGAGCGGCGAGGAGCTGCTCGCCCGGTACGACGAGCGGGGCTGGCAGTTGCGGCGGATCGCCGAGGAGGTGCTGGACGAGCCGAAGCTGGCCACCCCGGTCGAGGTGGTGGCGGAGCTGGCCCCGCGCCGGCCGGTGCGGGTGTCCCGGGCGGTCGCCGAGGCGGCGGCACACGCGGCCGGTCCGGGCGCCGGGGCCCGGGCGGAGGCGTTCGGCGGGAAGCCGCCGGAGCTGACCGGGCCGCTGACGCTGGCGCAGAGCATCAACGCGGCGCTGGCCGACGGCATGCTCGACCACCCGCAGATGGCCGTCTTTGGTGAGGACGTGGCCGCCAAGGGCGGGGTGTACGGGGTGACGAAGGGGCTGCGGGACCGGTTCGGCGTGGCCCGGGTGTTCGACACGCTGCTCGACGAGACCTCGATCCTCGGGCTCGGGCTCGGCGCCGGCCTGGCCGGCATGCTGCCGGTGCCGGAGATCCAGTACCTGGCGTACCTGCACAACGCCGAGGACCAGCTCCGCGGCGAGGCCGCCACCATGCGGTTCTTCTCCCGGGGTGCGTTCCGTAACCCGATGGTGGTGCGGGTGGCCGGCCTGGCGTACCAGGAGGGCTTCGGCGGGCACTTCCACAACGACAACTCGGTGGCGGTGCTGCGGGACGTGCCGGGGCTGGTGATCGCCGTGCCGTCCCGGCCGGACGACGCCGCCGCGATGCTGCGTACCTGCCTGGCGGCGGCCCGGGTGGACGGCGCCGTCTGCGTCTTCCTGGAGCCGATCGCGCTCTACCACGCCCGTGACCTCCACACCGAGGGCGACGGCGGGTGGCTGGCCGAGTACGCCGAGCCGGGCGCCTGGGTGGACCGGCACGTGCCGGTCGGCCGCGCCCGCGTGTACGGGGTCGGCTCTGCCGACGACCTCACCATCATCACCTTCGGTAACGGGGTGCGGATGTCGCTGCGGGCCGCGGCCACGCTGGCCGACGAGGGTGTCGGCAGCCGCGTGGTGGACCTGCGCTGGCTCGCCCCGCTGCCGGTGGCCGACATCATCCGGGAGGCGTCGGCGACCGGCCGGGTGCTGGTGGTGGACGAGACGCGGCGCTCCGGCGGGGTGGGCGAGGGGGTGGTGGCCGCGCTTGTCGACACCGGTTACGTCGGCGCGGCGCGTCGGGTGGCCGCGCTTGACTCGTTTGTACCATTAGGTCCGGCTGCTCGTCAGGTTCTGGTGTCCGAGGAAGCCATTACCCAGGGTGCCCGTACGCTGCTGGCACGGTAAATTCCGTTCCACCCGGTGCGCCACTTGCGCAGCGAGCCGCAACTGTGTGGACTGGGCCCGGTGGTGTCGCACGACGCCGCCGGCAGGATGAGACGAGGAGGCACGCGACAGTGAGCGCGACCGCTGGTCAGGCCGCCGACGGGGTACGCAGCCTGGCGGACCGGTTCGGGATCGAACCGGGCATGGTCGTCATGGAGATGGGCTACGACGACGACGTCGACTCCGATCTCCGGGACGCCCTGACCGACCGCTGTGGAGAACTGGTCGACGAGGACACCGACGAGGTGGTCGACGTGGTTCTGGTCTGGCACCGGGACGGTGACGGTGACCTCTTCGAGCTCCTCGTCGACGCCCTCGGTCCGCTGGCGGACAACGGCGTGGTGTGGCTCCTGACGCCCAAGGCCGGCCGGGACGGCCACGTCGAGCCGAGCGAGGTCGCGGAGAGCGCCCAGACCGCCGGCCTCCAGCAGACCTCCACCATCAACGCGGGCCGCGACTGGAGCGGCGCACGCCTCGTGCTGCGGCGCGGGTCCAAGAGCAAGAAGTAGGAGCAAACATGCCCGTCAAGGTTGGCGCCGAGGCGCCGGACTTCCTGCTCAAGGACCAGAACAACCAGGAGGTCCGACTCTCCGACCTCCGCGGTCGCAAGACCGTGCTGCTGGTCTTCTACCCGCTCGCCTTCACCGGCATCTGCCAGGGTGAGCTGTGCGAGGTCAGGGACAACCTCAACGAGTACGTGAACGACGACGTCCAGGTGCTGACCGTCAGCGTCGACTCGGTCTACGCCCACAAGATCTGGGCCGACCGGGAGGGCTACCAGTTCCCGCTGCTGGCCGACTTCTGGCCGCACGGCGCGGTGGCCCAGGCGTACGGCGTCTTCAACGACGTCGCCGGCATCGCCAACCGGGGCACGTTCGTCATCGACAAGGCCGGCGTGGTCCGCTTCGCCGAGATGAACATGCCCGGCGAGGCGCGCGACCAGCAGGGTTGGCGCAAGGCGCTGGCCGAGGCCGTCGCCGCCTGATCCACCCCCGAGCACGTCGTTCGACCGGGCCGGAGGCGGCAGGTAAGCTTGCCGCTCCGGCCCGCCGTACGGGCGTTCCGGGCGCGTAGCTCAGTGGGAGAGCACCCGCCTTACAAGCGGGGGGTCGCAGGTTCGAAACCTGCCGCGCCCACCACCTTCCGGACCAGCCCCACCACGCCGCCGTGCACCAGGGGAAGGCCGCCCAGTTCGCCTACCGCAACCCAGGCGATGTCGTCATGCTCGTCGGGCGCACGGTTGGTCGGCGCGCCGACCCAGGCTCCGACGTGCCAGACGGCCACGTGAACGGCGTCCTCGCCGCTGCCGAGGTGCAGGTCGCCCAGGCGTGACGAGGACTCCGCCACGATGTGGACACCGATCTCCTCGTGCAGCTCCCGCGCGAGCGCCTGTCGCTCCGACTCACCCGCCTCGACATGCCCGCCGGGGAGATCCCAGAGATCCGGGTAGGCCCGGCGGGTCGGACTGCGGTGCACCAGCAGGACCGCGCCGTTCTCCACGAGCGCCCCGATGACGACGACATGCATGACCGGGATTGGAACACGGGGGTGGGACAACGTGGTGCCCACGTCGGGCTCGACCGACGTTGGCGCGCGGGAGCGGGGAAAGCATTACCTGAGCACGATATGACTCCTCGTCATATTTATGACTCACAGGTATGAGACCGACAGGCAGATGCTCCTTGCCGGACATGACGCGGAGTAACCGCATGCCATCCTCGTCAGGGCGTGAGCCTCCTACCGGCGGCGGCGGGCGTCGGCCTCGGCGTCGAGCAGGTCGTTCAGCGCCAGCGCCGAGTTGATCAGGGAGAGGTGGCTGAACGCCTGCGGGTAGTTGCCGATCTGCTCACCGGTCGCGGCGATCTCCTCGGCGTAGAGGCCGAGGTGGTTGCTGAACGTGAACATCTTCTCGAACGTGAGCCGGGCGTCGTCCAGCCGGCCGGTGCGGGCCAGCGCCTCGACGTACCAGAACGTGCACATGTTGAACGTGCCCTCGTGGCCGGGGAGGCCGTCGGGGGAGTGCACCGGGTCGTACCGGTGGACCAGGCTGTCGGAGACCAGGTCCCGCTCGATCGACGCCAGGGTGGACCTCCACAGCGGGTCGCTCGCCGTGATGAAGCCGACCGCCGGCATGGCCAGCAGCGCGGCGTCCAGCACGTTCTCGTCGTACGCCTGCACGAAGCTGCCGCGTTCCCGGTGGTACCCGCGGGCCATGACCTGGTTGTAGATCCGGTTGCGCTGCTCCGTCCAGCAGGACATGTCCCCGGGGCGGCCGGTGCGGGTGGCCAGCCGGATGGCCCGGTCCAGCGCCACCCACGACATCACCCGCCCGAACGTGTAGTTGCGGGGGTGGTGGCGGCTCTCCCAGATGCCGGCGTCGCGCTGGTCCCAGTTGTGGCAGAGCCAGTCGACGAGCCGGACGGTGCTCTTCCACACCTGGTGCGAGACCCGGATGCCCTGCTCGTCGGCGAGGTGCATGGCGTAGAGCGCCTCGCCGTGGATGTCGAGCTGGAGTTGGTCCGCGGCGCCGTTGCCGATCCGCACCGGGGAGGAACCGCGGTAGCCCTCCAGGTGGTCGAGGATCTCCTCGTGCAGGTCGGAGGAGCCGTCCACCCGGTACATGATCTTCAGTGGGTCCTGGTGGTCGCCGGCCTCGCGGATCCGCTCGTCCAGCCAGTCCATGTAGCGGCTGACCTCCTCGGTGAACCCGAGGCCGAGCAGCGCGTGCACGGAGAACGACGTGTCGCGTACCCAGGTGTAGCGGTAGTCCCAGTTGCGGGTGCCGCCGACCAGCTCGGGCAGCGCGGCGGTGGGCGCGGCGATCATCGCGCCGGTCGGCGCGTACGTCATCAGCTTCAGCGTGATGGCGGAGCGTTCGACCATCTCGCGCCAGCGGCCGGTGTAGCGGGACCGCTCGACCCAGCGCCGCCAGTAGTCGCGGGTCCACTCGAACATGCCCTGGACCTCTTCCGGCGGGATGATCCGGGGCTCGGTTCCCTCCGTCTCCAGGACCACCCCGCCGGTGTCGCCCTCGTGCAGCGTGCCGTGGGCGATCAGGTCGCCGTCCTCCAGCCGGACGTCGCCGCTCTGGGCGAGGAGCTGCCGCACCGGGTCGACCGGGTTGAAGGTGAGCGTCGCCGACCGGCTGCGGAAGACGTACCCGTTCTGGTGCCGTTCGAGTTCGTGCCGCTCGCGCGCGTAGTCGAACCGGGGGCGGCACTCCACCCGGAAACGCATGCTGCCCCGGACCATGTTGACCATGCGGACCAGGCGGTGCGAGTCGGTGGCCCGTTCGCCGGTGACCGGCATGAAGTCCATCACCTCGGCGACGCCGTCCGCACTGATGAACCGCGTGATCAGGATCGGGGTGCCGGGCAGGTAGAGCTGCTTGGTGACGTACCGGACGTCGTGCGGGGCGATCTGGAAGTAGCCGCCCTTCTGCCGGTCCAGCAGCGCGGCGAAGATGCTCGGCGAGTCGAAGCGCGGCGCGCAGAACCAGTCGATCGTCCCGTCGCAGGTCACCAGCGCGGCGGTCTGCAGGTCGCCGATGAGCCCGTGATCCTCGATCGCCGGATAGCTCTCCACGTCGCCCCCCGGTGTCGACTGCCTCCTGCGCATCCAACCTAGGGGAAGAATTGTCGGGTTAGGTGGGATTCGTCATCTGCAAGCGAGGTTGCCACCGTGGCAAGCTGGCGGGATGGACGACGACCTGGGCCGCGCCCTCGACGCGGTCGGCCCCCGCCTGCGCGCGTTGCGCCGCGAGCGGGAGACCACGCTCGCCGACCTCTCCGCCGCCACCGGCATCTCGGTGAGCACGCTGTCCCGGCTGGAGTCCGGCGGCCGGCGGCCCACGCTGGAGCTGCTGCTCCCGCTGGCCCGGGCGCACGGCGTCGCCCTGGACGAGCTGGTCGGCGCGCCGCCCACCGGCGACCCCCGCGTGCACCTGCGGCCGGTGTCCGCGCACGGGATGACCATGCTGCCGCTCACCCGGCGGCCCGGCGGCATCCAGGCGTACAAGCTCGTCATCCCGGCCGGCGGCCGGTCCGAGCCCGAACCGAAGACCCACGAGGGGTACGAGTGGGTCTACGTGCTCAACGGGCGGCTGCGCCTGGTGCTCGGCGAGCACGACCTGGTGCTCGAACCCGGCGAGGCGGCCGAGTTCGACACCCGGGTGCCGCACTGGTTCGGGCGAGCCGACGCCGGGGGCGTGGAGTTCCTCAGTCTCTTCGGCAGCCAGGGCGAGCGGGCCCACCTGCGCGCCCGCCCCCGCAGCGGGGAGTGATCCCGCCCACGCGCCCCGCTCCGCGCCGGCTCACCAGGGGTTACCCGCCGGTTAGGGTGGCTCCGCCGTCCCGACGTTCTCCGGGCCAACCGCACCGGGACGGTCGCACCCACGCCCGTCCGGCGCGACCGGCGGGCCAACCCGGAACGGAGTACGCCACGCCATGAGCGTGACCACGCAGGATCCCGCTGCCCCGGTGGAGCCGGCGGAACCCACCCCACCCGGCCGCCTCGACCGGTACTTCGAGATCACCCGTCGCGGCTCGACGGTGCGCCGCGAGGTGCTCGCCGGGCTCGCCACGTTCGCCACGATGGCGTACATCGTGGTGCTGAACCCGCTGATCATCGGCACCGCCCCGGACGCCGACGGCAACCTGCTCGGCATCGCGCCGGTCGCCGGCGTGACCGCGCTGGTCGCCGCCGTCATGACGATCATGATGGGCGTCGTCGGCCGGGTGCCGTTCGCGGTCGCCACCGGCCTCGGGCTGAACGCGTTCGTCGCGTACGCGGTGGCCTCGCAGATGACCTGGGCCGAGGCCATGGGCCTGGTGGTCGTCGAGGGGCTGATCATCACCGTGCTGGTGCTGACCGGGTTCCGCAGGGCCGTCTTCCGGGCCATCCCGGCCGAGCTGAAGGCCGCCATCGCCGCCGGCATCGGCCTGTTCATCGCCATGATCGGATTCGTCGACGGCGGACTGGTCCGGCGGGTGCCGGACGCGGCCGGCACCACGGTCCCGGTGCAGCTCGGCGGCGACGGCACACTGCGCGGCTGGACCACCGTGGTGTTCGTGATCGGCCTGCTGGTCACCGGCGTCCTGGTGGCCCGCAAGGTCAAGGCCGGCGTGCTGATCGGCATCGTGGTCACCACGGTGGTCGCGGTCGTCGTGAACGCGCTCGCCAAGCCGGGGCCGGCGTTCGTCGACGGCAAGCCGAACCCGCAGGGGTGGCGGCTCAACGTGCCCACGCTGCCGGACCCGCTGATCCAGAAGCCCGACCTGCACCTGGTCGGCAACGTGTCGTTCGGCGCGTTCGCCCACGTGGGCGTGATGACCGCGCTGCTGCTGGTGTTCACGCTGGTGCTGGCCGACTTCTTCGACGTCATGGGCACCACGGTCGGGCTGGCCAGGCAGGCGGACCTGGCCACCTCCGACGGCACCGACATGCCCCGTCTCGGCAAGGTGCTCTTCGTCGACGGCGTCGCCGCGGTCGCCGGCGGCGCGGGCAGCGCGTCGTCCGCCACCACGTACGTAGAGTCCTCCGCGGGCATCGCGGACGGCGGGCGGACCGGCCTGACCAGCGTGGTCACCGGCGTGCTCTTCCTCGGCGCGCTGCTGCTCACCCCGCTGGTGTCACTGGTGCCCAGCGAGGCCGCCGGCCCGGCGCTGGTGGTGGTCGGCGCGCTGATGATCCGTCAGGTCAAGGACATCGACTTCACCGACCTCGGGGTCGCCGTGCCGGCGTTCCTGACCATGACGCTGATGCCGTTCACCTACTCGATCACCAACGGCATCGGCGCCGGCTTCGTGAGCTGGGTGGCGATCCGGGTGGCACAGGGCCGGGCCCGGCAGATCCACCCCCTGCTCTGGGCGGTCGCGGTGGCCTTCGTGGTCTACTTCGGCATCAACCTGGTCAAGGCCGTCACCGGCGTCAGCTGAGCCCGCGATGATCAGCGGGTGAGCTATGCGGACGTGCGAGGGCTGCGGATCTGGTACGAGGTGCACGGCGCCGGCAAGCCGCTGGTCCTGCTGCACGGCGGATACGGGTCGGCCGAGACGTTCGCCCCGGTCCGCTCCGCGCTGGCGGCGCGACGGCGACTGATCGCGGTCGACCTGCGCGGCCACGGTCGCACCGCCGGCGCGGACCGACCGCTGCGGTACGAGTCGATGGCCGACGACGTGGCCGCGCTGCTGCGTCACCTCGACCTGCCCGAGGTCGACCTGCTCGGCTACTCGCTCGGCGGCGGCGTGGCCCTGCGTACCGCGATCCAGCACCCCGCGCTGGTCCGCCGCCTGGTCCTGGTCTCCACGCCGTTCCGGCGGCGGGGCTGGTACCCGCGGGTGCTGGCCGCGATGTCCACGCACGACGAGCGCGCCGCCGAGCGGATGCGCGGCACCCCGCCGTACGAGCGGTACGCGCGGCTCGCGCCCCGGCCGCAGGACTGGCCGGCGCTCTGGGCCCGCAGCGGTGACCTGCTGCGCCGCGACTACGACTGGTCGGCCGAGGTGGCCGCGCTGCCGATGCCGGTGCTGCTGGTCTTCGCGGACGCCGACGCGATCCCGATGGGTCACGTGGCCGAGTTCTTCGGCCTGCTCGGCGGCGGCCACCGGGACGCGGGCGACGACGGATCGGACCGCCCCGCGTCCCGGCTGGCCGTGCTGCCCGGCCTGACCCACGACGAGGTGGTGGCGTCGCCCGCGCTGCCGGCGGCGGTGCTGCCGTTCCTCACCCACCCCGCACGTGCCCCCGGCTGAGCGAGCCGCGTCGCCGGCGTCGTGGACCCGCACCACGACGCCGTCCGGCCGACTGACGGCGCGGTCTATCCTCGGAGGACAGGCCGTGTGTCAGCTGACGGGGTGGTCGATGCTGAAGGATCTGGCTGCGGATCGGCATGCGCAGGGGGACACCCGTCGGCGTAACCTCGGCGCGCTGCTCCGCCGCGTCCACCTGGACGGCGCGGTCTCCCGCGTCGAGCTGGCCGACTGGCTGGGCGTCAACCGCAGCACGGTCATGGCGCTCACGGCGGAACTCGTGGCGGCCGGCCTGGTCCGGGAGGTGCCCGCCCCGACGAGCGGGCGGGCGGGTCGTCCGTCCTTCGTGGTCCGACCGGAGTCGGCGGCCGTTCACGTCCTCGCCTTCGACATCGCGGTGGACCGGCTCGTGGCCGCCCGCGTCGACCTGGGCGGGACGGTCTCGGCCCGGCTCGAGGCGACCCGGCCCCGGGCCGGGGCCGACCTCGACGCGGTGGTGTCGGTGCTCGCCGACTTCGGGCGGGCGCTGCACCACGACGCGTCGCCCACGTCGGTCTGCGTGGGCATCGGCGCGTCCTACTGCGGGATGATCCGGCCCGAGGACGGGATGGTGCGGTTCGGGCCGGACATGGGTTGGGTGGACCAGGCGTTCGGCGCCGAACTGGCCCGCCGGTTGGATCTCGGCCTGCCGGTGCTGGTCGGCAACGAGGCCCACCTGGGCGCGATGGCCGAGCACCAACGCGGTGCCGGCGTCGGCGTGCAGAACCTCATCTACCTGCACGGTGACGTCGGCGTGGGCGGCGGGATCATCGTCGGCGGGGACCTGCTCGGCGGCGACGGCGGGTACGGTTCCGAGGTCGGGCACATGCTGGTCAACCCGTACCAGGGGCGGCCCTGCGGCTGCGGCTCGCGCGGTTGCCTGGAGGCCGAGGTCGGTGAGCGGGCGCTGCTCGACGAGGCCGGCCGCCCGGCCGACCACCAGGGGCGCGAGGCGGTGCGCGCCGTGGTCGCCGCCGCCGAGCAGGGGGATGCCGCCGCGCGCGAGGCCCTGCGGCGCATCGGTGACTGGCTGGGCATCGGAGTGGCGAACCTGATCAACCTGTTCAATCCCGGCGTGGTGATCTTCGGCGGGACGCTCCGCGAGGTGTTTCCGGGCGCCGCTCCCCAGGTCCGCAGCCGGATGGCCGCCAACGTGCTCCCCGTCTCGCGGGACAAGGCCCACCTGCGCGTCTCCGCGCTGGGCTACGACGCCACCCTGATCGGCGCCGCCGAACTGGCCTTCACCCCCCTGCTGACCAACCCCCTGACCCCCCACCCGGCCCACTAGCGCCAGGTGGGCCCGGCCCGAAGGGTCATCTCGGGCTGTCGCGGGGCGGCAACTCCACGATCGACGAGAGGGCCCGACCCGGTTGGGCGTGCAGAGCCCGCCACGCCCCGACGAGCGCCTCCGGAGGGGGACGCCCGTCATCGGGGGCCAACTGCCGCAGCAGGTCGAAGACCTGGTCGACGTCGTCGTCGGGCGTCGCCGGACGGATCGTCAGCTCACCGGTCACAGTGGCCGAGCCGAGCCGTCGCCGCCGGCCGTTCGACCGACCTCCGGCGGTACGGGCCCGGAGGGTCCGACTCACCCGCCCAGCCGGCGGGCCAGCCAGGGCAGCAGCGCGTCGGCCTGGAGCCGCTGGAACGCCCGCACGGTGGGGATGCCGGGCGGCGGTGGCTGACGGGCGGCGTCGAGGAAGAAGCCGGTGAAGCCGGCCAGCACCCCGGTCAGGTCGGCCGGGTCGACGTGCGCGGTGAGTGGCCGGGTGGCCAGCAG is a window from the Micromonospora sp. DSM 45708 genome containing:
- a CDS encoding ROK family transcriptional regulator: MLKDLAADRHAQGDTRRRNLGALLRRVHLDGAVSRVELADWLGVNRSTVMALTAELVAAGLVREVPAPTSGRAGRPSFVVRPESAAVHVLAFDIAVDRLVAARVDLGGTVSARLEATRPRAGADLDAVVSVLADFGRALHHDASPTSVCVGIGASYCGMIRPEDGMVRFGPDMGWVDQAFGAELARRLDLGLPVLVGNEAHLGAMAEHQRGAGVGVQNLIYLHGDVGVGGGIIVGGDLLGGDGGYGSEVGHMLVNPYQGRPCGCGSRGCLEAEVGERALLDEAGRPADHQGREAVRAVVAAAEQGDAAAREALRRIGDWLGIGVANLINLFNPGVVIFGGTLREVFPGAAPQVRSRMAANVLPVSRDKAHLRVSALGYDATLIGAAELAFTPLLTNPLTPHPAH
- a CDS encoding GNAT family N-acetyltransferase; the encoded protein is MSRTLRARTAGGRSNGRRRRLGSATVTGELTIRPATPDDDVDQVFDLLRQLAPDDGRPPPEALVGAWRALHAQPGRALSSIVELPPRDSPR